A part of Miscanthus floridulus cultivar M001 chromosome 6, ASM1932011v1, whole genome shotgun sequence genomic DNA contains:
- the LOC136457056 gene encoding uncharacterized protein — translation MHSPVPLLVLLLCTAAAASNGSQSQSQAPGAARRGMMVPVAPAEAELGAMALALNDTRRRLGGSFQLCAPCTCCSGASGACVLAPCCYSINCNIPNRPFGYCSFTPKSCECSGCNL, via the exons ATGCACAGTCCGGTCCCGCTCCTCGTCCTGCTCCTCTGCACGGCCGCGGCGGCCTCCAACGGCTCCCAGTCCCAG TCGCAGGCACCGGGGGCGGCGCGGCGGGGGATGATGGTGCCGGTGGCCCCCGCGGAGGCGGAGCTCGGCGCCATGGCGCTCGCCCTCAACGACACGCGGCGCCGGCTCGGGGGCAGCTTCCAGCTCTGCGCGCCCTGCACCTGCTGCAGCGGGGCCAGCGGCGCCTGCGTCCTCGCGCCCTGCTGCTACTCCATCAACTGCAACATCCCCAACCGCCCCTTCGGGTACTGCTCCTTCACGCCCAAGTCCTGCGAGTGCAGTGGATGCAACCTGTGA